Proteins encoded by one window of Sphingosinicella sp. BN140058:
- a CDS encoding glycoside hydrolase family 36 protein, which yields MSPGPVSRRAALRRLLAGGALLAMPNLAGRSWAAAPRAVELSDGTLTIDFDTAMHSRVSRAGRALTPVAPGEALYLAGKGPIDRFLLLEHRQSPVTGPHGTGKQHRLRGTATNAAVEQVLTITFFDRYPGLALYEARFRNTGTDPLAIAGWRVATHDLLAHKDGAWSFAGASYPDRRDWVQKVAPGFDQRNFMGMNGSDYGGGTPVAVVWRKDAGLAVGHVETVPRLVSLPVAAQPGGTRIGLSGDEPVLLAPGATLTLPTAFLMVHSGDHFRPLDAYRRIMAERGLAAPAIPESSYGPVWCAWGYERNFTTEQVYGTLPKAKALGFEWAVLDDGWQTSEGDWKVDRTKFPRGDADMKLFADRIKAEGMRPRLWLAPLAIDPGTDLLRDHADMLILDRNGAVQNVSWWSAFTMCPAYQPTVDFFRAQVRRIIGEWGFEGLKLDGQHLNGVAPCYNPAHKHARPEESFEKLQDFWKAIYEEAIAINPDAIVEICPCGDSFAFHNIPAMNNTPASDPTSSWQIRSKGKTFKALMGPSAPYSGDHVELSDGRDDFASTYGIGAIPSTKFTWPKDSSNTTDALPPGGFVLTAEKEALWRKWIELYKTNMLARGTYLGGLYDIGFDKPEAHAIEKDGVLHYAFYAETWDGPLPLRGLAEGRYALSDAFSGRPLGTATARQSSLTVSFERFLLVRATPSARGAA from the coding sequence ATGTCACCTGGCCCCGTTTCCCGCCGTGCCGCGCTTCGGCGGCTGCTCGCCGGCGGCGCGCTGCTTGCAATGCCGAACCTCGCGGGGCGCAGTTGGGCCGCGGCACCGCGCGCGGTCGAATTGTCCGATGGCACGCTGACCATCGACTTCGACACTGCGATGCACTCTCGCGTTTCGCGGGCCGGCCGGGCGCTCACACCCGTCGCTCCCGGAGAAGCCTTGTATCTCGCCGGCAAGGGGCCGATCGATCGCTTCCTCCTGCTGGAGCATCGGCAATCTCCCGTTACGGGGCCGCACGGTACGGGCAAGCAGCACCGGCTGCGCGGCACCGCGACGAATGCCGCCGTGGAGCAGGTGCTCACCATCACCTTCTTCGATCGCTATCCGGGACTTGCCTTGTACGAGGCGCGTTTCCGCAACACCGGTACGGACCCGTTGGCGATCGCGGGCTGGCGTGTCGCCACCCACGACCTCCTTGCGCATAAGGATGGCGCTTGGAGCTTCGCGGGCGCATCCTATCCGGACCGCCGGGATTGGGTGCAGAAGGTCGCACCCGGCTTCGACCAGCGCAACTTCATGGGCATGAACGGCTCCGATTATGGCGGCGGCACCCCGGTTGCGGTGGTCTGGCGCAAGGATGCGGGACTGGCGGTCGGCCATGTCGAGACCGTGCCGCGCCTGGTTTCGCTGCCGGTCGCCGCGCAGCCCGGCGGCACCCGCATCGGCCTTTCGGGCGACGAGCCTGTACTCCTCGCGCCCGGTGCCACGCTGACGCTACCGACCGCATTTCTGATGGTGCATAGCGGGGATCATTTCCGGCCGTTGGATGCCTATCGCCGGATCATGGCAGAGCGCGGCCTTGCGGCGCCGGCGATACCGGAATCGAGCTACGGCCCGGTCTGGTGCGCCTGGGGCTATGAGCGCAACTTCACGACCGAGCAGGTCTACGGCACTCTGCCCAAGGCCAAAGCACTGGGCTTCGAGTGGGCGGTGCTGGACGATGGGTGGCAGACTTCGGAAGGCGACTGGAAGGTCGACCGAACCAAGTTCCCGCGCGGCGATGCGGACATGAAGCTCTTTGCCGACCGCATCAAGGCGGAAGGCATGCGACCCCGCCTGTGGCTGGCGCCGCTGGCGATCGATCCCGGCACCGACCTGCTCCGCGACCATGCCGACATGCTCATCCTGGATCGGAACGGAGCGGTGCAGAACGTCAGCTGGTGGAGCGCATTCACCATGTGTCCCGCCTATCAGCCGACCGTCGACTTCTTCCGTGCGCAGGTGCGCCGGATCATCGGAGAGTGGGGATTCGAGGGCCTGAAACTCGACGGCCAGCATCTGAACGGCGTCGCGCCCTGCTACAACCCGGCGCACAAACATGCGCGTCCGGAGGAATCGTTCGAGAAGCTGCAGGACTTCTGGAAAGCGATTTACGAGGAGGCGATCGCGATCAATCCGGACGCGATCGTCGAGATCTGCCCGTGCGGTGACAGCTTCGCCTTCCACAACATCCCGGCCATGAACAACACGCCGGCATCCGATCCGACCTCGTCCTGGCAGATCCGCTCGAAGGGCAAGACGTTCAAGGCGCTGATGGGGCCGTCCGCGCCATATTCGGGCGACCACGTCGAGCTCAGCGACGGGCGAGACGATTTCGCGTCCACCTACGGCATCGGGGCCATCCCCTCTACCAAGTTCACCTGGCCCAAGGATTCCAGCAATACGACGGACGCCCTGCCGCCGGGCGGCTTCGTGCTGACGGCCGAGAAAGAGGCGCTCTGGCGCAAGTGGATCGAACTCTACAAGACCAACATGCTCGCCAGGGGCACCTATCTTGGCGGCCTCTACGACATCGGCTTCGACAAGCCCGAGGCCCATGCGATCGAAAAAGACGGCGTACTTCATTACGCCTTTTACGCCGAAACGTGGGACGGTCCGCTCCCGCTCCGCGGCCTCGCCGAGGGCCGGTACGCGCTGTCCGACGCCTTCAGCGGCAGGCCGCTAGGCACCGCCACGGCGCGGCAGAGCAGCCTGACCGTCAGCTTTGAGCGCTTCCTCCTCGTGCGCGCGACGCCCTCCGCACGAGGCGCCGCATGA
- a CDS encoding DMT family transporter, whose protein sequence is MNGAAARGRGWLIYAFVTVAFWGVWGAFSGLSAQRGFPDTLVYCVWALTMIPPAVIVLAQAGWRLDRSAKAVAHGLAIGVLGAGGQMMLFYAVSRGPAYLIFPVISLSPVVTIALSFLLMGERTGRLGVIGIVLALLALPTFDFAPGSGGGGGWLVPALLVMLCWGVQAYFMKAANHIMSAESIFAYMTLSGLALMPVAWAMTDLGMPINWGWDGSALAAAIQLLNAVGALTLVFAFRYGKAIIVAPLANAGAPLVTALLSLIILGVVPGPLKMVGIVLALLASLFLALEPDAEDPDVAEAAA, encoded by the coding sequence ATGAACGGGGCCGCAGCCCGCGGCCGCGGCTGGCTGATCTATGCGTTCGTGACCGTCGCCTTCTGGGGAGTCTGGGGCGCCTTCTCGGGTTTGTCGGCGCAGCGCGGCTTTCCCGACACCCTGGTCTATTGCGTCTGGGCGCTGACCATGATTCCTCCCGCCGTGATCGTGCTTGCGCAGGCAGGCTGGCGGCTGGACCGTTCGGCAAAGGCCGTCGCACACGGGCTCGCGATCGGCGTGCTCGGCGCCGGAGGGCAGATGATGCTGTTCTACGCCGTGTCGCGTGGCCCAGCCTACCTCATCTTCCCCGTGATTTCCCTGTCTCCCGTGGTCACGATCGCACTGTCTTTCCTCCTGATGGGGGAGCGCACCGGCCGCCTCGGTGTCATCGGCATCGTGCTGGCACTGCTGGCTCTGCCCACCTTCGACTTCGCGCCGGGAAGCGGCGGCGGGGGCGGCTGGCTGGTGCCTGCTTTGCTGGTCATGCTGTGTTGGGGCGTGCAGGCCTATTTCATGAAGGCGGCGAACCACATCATGTCCGCCGAGAGCATCTTCGCATACATGACGCTGTCCGGCCTGGCGCTGATGCCGGTTGCCTGGGCGATGACCGACCTTGGCATGCCGATCAACTGGGGCTGGGATGGATCCGCTCTGGCCGCCGCCATCCAACTGCTCAACGCGGTCGGCGCGCTCACCCTCGTATTTGCCTTTCGCTACGGCAAGGCGATCATCGTCGCACCGCTCGCCAATGCCGGGGCTCCGCTCGTCACCGCCTTGCTGTCGCTGATCATCCTCGGCGTGGTACCTGGCCCGCTCAAGATGGTCGGCATCGTGCTTGCTCTCCTTGCCTCCCTGTTCCTCGCGCTCGAGCCCGATGCTGAGGATCCGGACGTTGCGGAAGCAGCTGCATAG
- a CDS encoding D-tagatose-bisphosphate aldolase, class II, non-catalytic subunit has translation MQTILGMVLRHKKGEPIGVTSVCSAHPLVIEATLRHSIKTGQPLALIEATSNQVNQDGGYTGMVPVDFRDFVHAIAAKVGFPLERLVLGGDHLGPNAWTMLNSSEAMAKAEIMVADYVRAGFRKIHLDCSMSCADDPVPLPEAVIAERAARLCRAAEGAFDGGAGDAPVYVIGTEVPVPGGAAEDLEELAVTAPDAALATIDMHRGLFRESGLENAWDRVIATVVQPGVEFDHDKVVDYRPERARALSEAIETVDRLVFEAHSTDYQTPQALASLVRDHFAILKVGPGVTFALREALWALDAIEAETVAPERRARLRDVSIARMRAEPKNWRKYYHDRGDALTLQLQFSLSDRIRYYWPDPEIAAAQEQLFANLRETPPPLALVSQYLPLAYAAVRSGEQSFDPADLVMAHIAATLDAYHGACHPNG, from the coding sequence GTGCAGACGATTTTGGGCATGGTGCTGCGGCACAAGAAAGGAGAGCCGATCGGCGTGACGTCGGTATGCTCGGCGCATCCATTGGTGATCGAGGCGACGTTGCGCCATTCGATCAAGACCGGTCAGCCTCTCGCGCTTATCGAGGCCACATCGAACCAGGTGAACCAGGATGGCGGCTATACCGGCATGGTTCCGGTCGACTTCCGGGATTTCGTGCACGCGATCGCGGCGAAGGTGGGTTTCCCGCTCGAGCGGCTGGTGCTGGGCGGCGATCACCTTGGTCCCAATGCTTGGACCATGCTGAACTCTTCGGAGGCGATGGCGAAGGCGGAGATCATGGTCGCCGATTATGTGCGGGCCGGATTTCGGAAGATCCATCTCGATTGCTCGATGAGCTGCGCGGACGATCCTGTGCCATTGCCGGAAGCGGTCATCGCCGAGCGCGCTGCCCGCCTCTGCCGCGCGGCCGAGGGGGCCTTCGACGGTGGGGCAGGGGATGCGCCGGTTTATGTCATCGGCACCGAGGTACCGGTGCCCGGCGGCGCCGCGGAAGATCTGGAGGAGCTGGCGGTCACCGCTCCGGACGCAGCCCTTGCGACCATCGATATGCATCGTGGCCTGTTTCGCGAATCCGGGCTGGAAAATGCCTGGGACCGCGTCATCGCCACGGTGGTTCAGCCCGGCGTCGAGTTCGACCACGACAAGGTCGTCGACTATCGGCCCGAACGCGCGCGGGCGCTGAGCGAAGCCATCGAAACGGTCGACCGTCTTGTCTTCGAGGCGCACTCGACCGACTACCAGACGCCGCAGGCGCTCGCGTCCCTGGTTCGCGATCATTTTGCAATCCTCAAGGTCGGCCCGGGAGTCACCTTCGCGCTTCGAGAAGCTCTTTGGGCACTCGACGCGATAGAAGCCGAAACGGTGGCGCCGGAGCGCCGTGCCCGGCTTCGCGACGTCAGCATCGCGCGGATGCGCGCCGAACCGAAGAACTGGCGGAAATATTATCATGACAGGGGCGACGCGCTGACCCTGCAGCTCCAATTCAGCCTGTCGGATCGCATTCGCTATTATTGGCCCGATCCGGAGATCGCGGCTGCTCAGGAGCAGTTGTTCGCCAATCTTCGGGAGACACCGCCGCCGCTCGCGCTGGTGAGCCAATATCTGCCGCTGGCCTATGCGGCCGTCCGCTCAGGCGAACAGTCGTTCGATCCTGCCGATCTCGTCATGGCGCACATCGCGGCCACGCTCGACGCCTATCATGGAGCCTGTCATCCCAATGGCTGA
- a CDS encoding SIS domain-containing protein, with product MAETRPAAANDAGTAEPWTRREIAQQPETLRATQRLLQDRRTEIDAFIAPLLARPDLRIILTGAGTSAFIGECLAPWLSNVLQRPVEAIATTDIVSAPHLYLRRNAPTLLVSFGRSGSSPESVATVDLVDEQVAEAYHLIVTCNEEGALARRETANAHVVVLPEATHDRGFAMTSSFTSMMLAALSILSGVRAVDDRVAVIANAVEDMLARSHPLVADLAARPFKRVVYLGSGVFKGLAREAALKLMELSDGAVVTGFDTALGFRHGPKTIIDGDTLAVIFIANDPLTRLYDLDMVEELRAEGRCGAVVVISAGIRDEADLVVQGMAAAEDVDLLFPFIVPAQMFGFHLSVALGLAPDRPNASGTVNRVVQGVRIHSVPA from the coding sequence ATGGCTGAAACTCGTCCCGCCGCCGCGAACGACGCAGGCACCGCCGAGCCCTGGACGCGGCGGGAAATCGCGCAGCAGCCCGAGACACTTCGTGCGACCCAGCGGCTGCTTCAGGACCGGCGAACCGAGATCGACGCCTTCATCGCGCCGCTGCTTGCACGACCCGATCTTCGCATCATCCTCACAGGCGCCGGCACATCCGCCTTCATCGGCGAGTGTCTGGCGCCCTGGCTTTCGAACGTGCTGCAGCGCCCGGTCGAGGCGATTGCGACGACGGACATCGTGAGCGCGCCGCATCTCTATCTGCGTCGCAACGCTCCGACCTTGCTTGTCTCCTTCGGCCGATCCGGCAGCAGTCCGGAGAGCGTCGCAACCGTTGACCTGGTCGACGAACAGGTTGCCGAAGCCTACCACCTCATCGTGACCTGCAATGAAGAGGGAGCGCTGGCCCGCCGCGAAACCGCGAACGCGCATGTCGTCGTGCTCCCCGAGGCGACGCATGATCGCGGCTTTGCGATGACCTCCAGCTTCACCTCGATGATGCTGGCGGCGCTGTCGATCCTGAGCGGCGTTCGTGCCGTCGATGACCGGGTCGCGGTGATCGCCAACGCCGTTGAGGACATGCTCGCGCGCTCCCACCCACTTGTCGCGGACCTCGCGGCGCGGCCGTTCAAGCGTGTCGTCTATCTCGGCAGCGGCGTTTTCAAGGGTTTGGCGCGCGAGGCCGCGCTCAAGCTCATGGAACTGAGCGACGGCGCGGTGGTGACCGGTTTCGACACGGCGCTTGGTTTCCGTCACGGTCCCAAGACCATCATCGACGGTGATACGCTGGCCGTGATCTTCATCGCCAACGATCCGCTCACCCGACTTTACGACCTCGACATGGTCGAGGAATTGCGGGCCGAGGGGCGATGCGGCGCGGTTGTCGTCATATCCGCCGGCATCCGCGATGAAGCCGATCTTGTCGTGCAGGGGATGGCGGCTGCCGAGGACGTGGATCTTCTCTTTCCGTTCATCGTGCCGGCGCAGATGTTCGGTTTCCACCTGTCCGTGGCGCTCGGCCTTGCTCCCGATCGTCCGAATGCCAGCGGCACCGTCAACCGTGTGGTGCAGGGCGTCAGGATCCACTCGGTCCCGGCATGA
- a CDS encoding N-acetylglucosamine kinase, producing the protein MTADGLFLGVDGGGTKTEFVCVDAAGKVVARAITGTTYHLQVGHAVVVERLQEGIGTVCRDLGITPAGIEFGFFGLPAFGEDADADIVLEQACGRLLGHDRYACGNDVVCGWAGSLGCEDGINIVAGTGSIGYGEHQGRTARAGGWGEVFGDEGSAYWIAVQGLGLFSRMSDGRAPREAFYDRMRVALAFEQDLDLCQRVMGPPAMPRGDIAGLAKLVSEAAHDGERGAQAILAGAADELAALAFAVRKQLDYPEGVPAQISWSGGVLLQEHLVRDAFLARLAESGAFEPVEPRFPPAQGAALNARRLADIRRTG; encoded by the coding sequence ATGACCGCGGACGGGCTCTTCCTGGGTGTCGACGGCGGCGGAACGAAGACGGAGTTCGTCTGCGTGGATGCAGCGGGCAAGGTGGTTGCGCGCGCCATCACCGGAACGACTTACCACCTGCAGGTGGGACATGCCGTCGTCGTGGAACGCCTGCAGGAGGGCATCGGAACCGTGTGCCGGGATCTTGGGATCACGCCCGCAGGGATCGAATTCGGGTTTTTCGGTCTCCCCGCCTTCGGGGAGGATGCCGATGCAGACATCGTGCTCGAGCAGGCTTGCGGACGTCTTCTCGGACATGACCGCTATGCGTGCGGCAATGATGTCGTCTGCGGATGGGCGGGGTCGCTTGGCTGCGAGGACGGCATCAACATCGTCGCCGGAACCGGCTCGATCGGATATGGCGAGCATCAGGGCCGGACGGCGCGGGCAGGCGGTTGGGGCGAGGTCTTCGGAGATGAAGGATCCGCTTACTGGATCGCCGTTCAGGGTCTCGGCCTCTTTTCCCGCATGAGCGACGGACGTGCGCCAAGGGAAGCGTTCTACGACCGCATGAGGGTGGCACTGGCCTTCGAACAGGATCTGGATCTTTGCCAGAGAGTGATGGGCCCGCCGGCGATGCCGCGCGGCGACATTGCTGGGCTCGCGAAGCTCGTCTCCGAAGCCGCTCATGACGGGGAAAGGGGCGCGCAGGCGATCCTTGCCGGCGCGGCGGATGAACTCGCCGCCCTCGCATTCGCCGTCCGAAAGCAGCTCGATTATCCCGAGGGCGTGCCGGCGCAGATTTCCTGGTCCGGTGGCGTGCTTCTGCAGGAGCACCTGGTGCGCGATGCCTTTCTCGCGCGTCTCGCCGAGTCCGGCGCGTTCGAACCTGTGGAGCCCCGCTTTCCACCTGCTCAGGGCGCCGCCCTGAATGCCCGCCGCCTGGCCGACATAAGGCGGACGGGGTAG
- a CDS encoding phosphotransferase: MILTRQNVLHYLLQAEHLGLEQVVDGRFQIASRTSRNRAFAVSNGRGPGLFVKQYRPEEGHWSRGSTVETEAAVYALAGGSARLAKLLPPLRGFDRGGQILVLDLFEPAESLRRLHVRTGRFSPPVLAALGEALATCHVEFGKALRFGGNEIALPAHRPWILRPDRLEPYRTPSQSVAQAKVVAIVQRHADLIDRLRALEAGWRVNGIIHGDMKWANCLIARDASAPDLRLVDWEMAGSGDVAWDVAGILHSCIVAWVRSTRPSAADHAEAIAATATIPLADLQGAARSFFGAYLDRIDLDAVAAAGLLSRAVPYAAARIVQTAFEGAGGDTLVDAHLVLALQLSANMLADPEAAAGFLGLET; encoded by the coding sequence ATGATCCTCACCCGCCAGAACGTTCTCCATTACCTGCTCCAGGCCGAGCATCTCGGCTTGGAGCAGGTTGTCGATGGCCGCTTCCAGATCGCTTCACGCACCTCCCGCAATCGTGCGTTCGCCGTGTCGAACGGCCGCGGTCCCGGCCTCTTCGTCAAGCAATACCGGCCCGAGGAAGGCCATTGGAGCCGGGGCTCGACGGTCGAGACCGAAGCCGCCGTATATGCGCTGGCGGGCGGCAGCGCCCGTCTGGCCAAGCTGCTGCCGCCGCTTCGAGGTTTCGACCGCGGCGGTCAGATACTCGTTCTGGACTTGTTTGAACCTGCCGAGTCGCTGCGCCGTCTGCACGTCCGTACCGGCCGCTTCTCGCCCCCTGTGCTCGCGGCGCTCGGCGAAGCGCTGGCGACCTGCCATGTCGAGTTCGGCAAGGCGCTGCGCTTCGGCGGGAACGAGATTGCCCTGCCTGCGCACCGTCCCTGGATCCTGCGTCCGGACCGCCTCGAACCGTACCGAACCCCGAGTCAAAGCGTCGCCCAAGCCAAGGTCGTCGCGATCGTGCAGCGCCATGCCGATCTCATCGATCGATTGCGCGCGCTGGAGGCGGGGTGGCGCGTAAACGGGATCATCCACGGCGACATGAAATGGGCAAATTGCCTGATCGCGCGGGACGCGAGCGCGCCGGACTTACGGCTGGTCGACTGGGAAATGGCAGGAAGCGGAGACGTCGCCTGGGACGTCGCCGGCATCCTGCACTCGTGCATCGTGGCCTGGGTGCGGTCCACCCGCCCATCCGCCGCCGACCATGCTGAGGCGATTGCCGCAACCGCCACGATCCCGCTTGCCGACCTCCAGGGCGCCGCCCGCAGCTTCTTCGGTGCTTATCTGGATCGGATCGATCTCGATGCCGTCGCCGCCGCCGGCTTGCTGTCGAGGGCCGTTCCTTATGCGGCCGCCAGGATTGTCCAGACGGCGTTCGAGGGAGCAGGCGGGGACACGCTGGTCGATGCACATCTGGTGCTGGCGCTGCAACTCTCCGCCAACATGCTTGCCGATCCCGAGGCCGCTGCCGGTTTTCTGGGCCTGGAGACGTGA
- a CDS encoding T3SS effector HopA1 family protein: MSASCPAWLAALQPILDSVSIESPTCFMLAGTRIDAMARPAPSPDDDFFDPDPLMRTLHRRLYAAFHAGAAAAEDPPKARETFIMRLSEANAGRDRLEQGWTVIETLASGVVVAQKGYRTRRWTPGEFLSESAPARPVRKTPIKVQRRREARALQESFYFAFGSATEDEYERVRSVRYYLNIAADAAVDVVGLLTSAFGRRAIPFACKCANSPGGFERRDPCVLYIGARHAQLAHFVLEALQPLLAPLLRPAVPILTQTLAPGLAFAEEPAGADSFGGHRMRAVAHGLIAAHRNGRCDEAGRRAALLESFSAFGIDLEAPHLVAGTGDPFGLRRLVFADAG, translated from the coding sequence GTGAGCGCATCTTGCCCCGCCTGGCTGGCGGCGCTTCAGCCGATTCTCGATAGCGTCAGCATCGAATCCCCGACCTGCTTCATGCTTGCCGGAACGAGGATCGATGCGATGGCGCGCCCGGCACCGTCTCCGGACGACGATTTCTTCGATCCCGACCCGCTGATGCGCACCCTGCACCGGCGTCTCTACGCCGCTTTCCATGCCGGTGCCGCCGCTGCCGAGGATCCGCCGAAGGCGCGCGAGACCTTCATCATGCGCCTGTCGGAGGCAAATGCCGGCCGCGATCGACTGGAGCAGGGCTGGACGGTCATCGAGACCTTGGCGAGCGGCGTCGTCGTCGCCCAGAAAGGTTACCGAACGCGGCGCTGGACGCCCGGCGAATTCCTGTCGGAGTCGGCGCCGGCCCGACCCGTGCGGAAGACGCCGATCAAGGTTCAGCGCAGACGCGAGGCGAGAGCGCTTCAGGAGAGCTTCTACTTCGCCTTCGGCAGTGCGACGGAAGACGAATATGAGCGGGTGCGGTCGGTCCGTTATTATTTGAACATCGCTGCCGATGCTGCGGTGGACGTCGTTGGATTGCTCACGAGCGCATTCGGCCGGCGCGCCATTCCATTCGCCTGTAAATGCGCCAACAGCCCCGGCGGGTTCGAGCGCCGCGATCCTTGCGTCCTCTACATCGGGGCGCGTCACGCGCAACTCGCCCATTTCGTACTGGAAGCCTTGCAGCCGCTGCTGGCGCCGCTGCTGCGTCCGGCAGTGCCGATCCTGACGCAGACACTCGCGCCGGGGCTCGCCTTCGCCGAGGAGCCGGCGGGGGCCGACAGCTTCGGTGGCCACCGCATGCGCGCCGTCGCCCATGGCCTGATCGCGGCGCACCGAAACGGTCGCTGCGACGAGGCTGGGCGACGCGCCGCATTGCTCGAAAGCTTCAGCGCCTTCGGCATCGATCTCGAAGCCCCGCATCTCGTCGCCGGTACCGGCGATCCGTTCGGGCTGAGGCGCCTGGTATTCGCCGATGCCGGCTGA